A single Elaeis guineensis isolate ETL-2024a chromosome 15, EG11, whole genome shotgun sequence DNA region contains:
- the LOC140854035 gene encoding tobamovirus multiplication protein 1-like isoform X1 produces the protein MPALRMVAEFSGGEGMAWRNGIEWWDEIDGSEAWQRGIFYALCVAYSLVSVVALSEHPFYQVQLIRIQLRVPEYGWTTQKLFHLMNFVVNGLRAILFGFYHSVFLLKSKALEMALLDLPGLLFFSAYTLLVLFWAEIYHQARSLPIDKLRPTYLIINGAIYIIQICIWAYVQISPKPLAVEAAKLFLAIVSFSAALGFLIYGGRLFFMLRRFPIESKGRQKKLNEVGSVTAICCTCFLIRCFVVALSAFDKAADLDVLDHPILNLIYYLLVEILPSALVLFILRKLPPKRVSDQHHPIN, from the exons ATGCCGGCCCTGAGGATGGTGGCGGAGTTCTCTGGCGGGGAGGGGATGGCCTGGAGGAACGGGATCGAGTGGTGGGACGAGATCGATGGATCGGAGGCGTGGCAGCGCGGCATCTTCTACGCCCTCTGCGTCGCCTACTCCCTCGTCTCCGTCGTCGCTCTG TCTGAACATCCTTTCTACCAGGTGCAACTCATCCGCATTCAACTAAGGGTACCGGAATATGGATGGACAACGCAAAAGCTTTTTCACCTAATGAATTTTGTCGTGAATGGAT TGCGTGCAATCCTTTTTGGCTTCTACCACAGTGTGTTTCTTCTCAAATCAAAG GCTCTTGAGATGGCACTTCTAGATCTTCCTGGTCTGTTGTTCTTCTCAGCTTACACTCTACTAGTGTTATTTTGGGCAGAGATATATCATCAG GCTAGGAGCCTTCCAATTGATAAGCTAAGACCTacatatttaataatcaatggGGCCATATACATCATTCAG atttGCATTTGGGCATATGTCCAAATAAGTCCTAAGCCTCTTGCTGTTGAAGCTGCTAAACTCTTTTTGGCAA TTGTTTCATTCTCTGCTGCTTTGGGATTTTTGATATATGGTGGGAG GTTGTTTTTTATGCTGAGGCGCTTCCCGATTGAATCTAAGGGTCGTCAAAAAAAGCTGAATGAG GTTGGTTCTGTGACTGCCATATGCTGCACATGTTTCTTGATACGGTGCTTCGTG GTTGCCCTTTCTGCATTTGACAAGGCTGCTGACCTTGACGTCCTCGATCATccaattttgaatttaatttattacCTG CTGGTCGAGATTCTCCCATCAGCTCTAGTATTATTCATCCTTCGGAAGCTGCCCCCGAAGCGAGTTTCAGATCAACACCACCCCATTAACTAA
- the LOC140854035 gene encoding tobamovirus multiplication protein 1-like isoform X2, translating into MPALRMVAEFSGGEGMAWRNGIEWWDEIDGSEAWQRGIFYALCVAYSLVSVVALVQLIRIQLRVPEYGWTTQKLFHLMNFVVNGLRAILFGFYHSVFLLKSKALEMALLDLPGLLFFSAYTLLVLFWAEIYHQARSLPIDKLRPTYLIINGAIYIIQICIWAYVQISPKPLAVEAAKLFLAIVSFSAALGFLIYGGRLFFMLRRFPIESKGRQKKLNEVGSVTAICCTCFLIRCFVVALSAFDKAADLDVLDHPILNLIYYLLVEILPSALVLFILRKLPPKRVSDQHHPIN; encoded by the exons ATGCCGGCCCTGAGGATGGTGGCGGAGTTCTCTGGCGGGGAGGGGATGGCCTGGAGGAACGGGATCGAGTGGTGGGACGAGATCGATGGATCGGAGGCGTGGCAGCGCGGCATCTTCTACGCCCTCTGCGTCGCCTACTCCCTCGTCTCCGTCGTCGCTCTG GTGCAACTCATCCGCATTCAACTAAGGGTACCGGAATATGGATGGACAACGCAAAAGCTTTTTCACCTAATGAATTTTGTCGTGAATGGAT TGCGTGCAATCCTTTTTGGCTTCTACCACAGTGTGTTTCTTCTCAAATCAAAG GCTCTTGAGATGGCACTTCTAGATCTTCCTGGTCTGTTGTTCTTCTCAGCTTACACTCTACTAGTGTTATTTTGGGCAGAGATATATCATCAG GCTAGGAGCCTTCCAATTGATAAGCTAAGACCTacatatttaataatcaatggGGCCATATACATCATTCAG atttGCATTTGGGCATATGTCCAAATAAGTCCTAAGCCTCTTGCTGTTGAAGCTGCTAAACTCTTTTTGGCAA TTGTTTCATTCTCTGCTGCTTTGGGATTTTTGATATATGGTGGGAG GTTGTTTTTTATGCTGAGGCGCTTCCCGATTGAATCTAAGGGTCGTCAAAAAAAGCTGAATGAG GTTGGTTCTGTGACTGCCATATGCTGCACATGTTTCTTGATACGGTGCTTCGTG GTTGCCCTTTCTGCATTTGACAAGGCTGCTGACCTTGACGTCCTCGATCATccaattttgaatttaatttattacCTG CTGGTCGAGATTCTCCCATCAGCTCTAGTATTATTCATCCTTCGGAAGCTGCCCCCGAAGCGAGTTTCAGATCAACACCACCCCATTAACTAA
- the LOC140854071 gene encoding protein SENSITIVE TO PROTON RHIZOTOXICITY 1-like, producing MIGSGCRNPGQTSAGIDPSSAARDGDSRPAPMARSDPRLPLLNLSVLGQKMESLSRVLSDSIGRRAPLDDDQLQLVSAEIASAVHQTILNGAALLACSHPVDLAPTSAIDPAAGKLADQIGSDPDPSSSAPDDGDAAEEDGDIVEIDVAELLAEHIHFCEICGKGFKRDANLRMHMRAHGNRFKTLEALSKPPDRDRHQPDDGGGRKLRFSCPSVGCNRNRHHSRFRPLKSAVCVKNHFKRSHCPKMYSCHRCNKKSFSVPADLKNHLKHCGESRWRCSCGTSFSRKDKLFGHVALFEGHLPAVGTEEEEEEKGKEKELVAGGGEDIGRGGDEPVGEEGLDPEFFRRLMKELEGMEGVNWPAR from the coding sequence ATGATCGGCTCCGGATGCCGAAATCCCGGCCAGACCTCCGCCGGAATCGATCCCAGCTCCGCTGCGCGCGACGGTGACTCCCGGCCAGCCCCCATGGCGAGATCTGACCCCCGCCTTCCTCTCCTCAACCTCTCCGTCCTCGGTCAGAAGATGGAATCCCTCAGCCGCGTCCTCTCCGACTCCATCGGCCGCCGCGCCCCCCTCGACGACGACCAGCTCCAGCTCGTCTCCGCGGAGATCGCCTCCGCCGTCCACCAGACCATCCTCAACGGTGCCGCCCTCCTCGCCTGCTCCCACCCCGTCGACCTCGCCCCCACATCCGCCATCGATCCAGCAGCCGGAAAATTAGCCGATCAGATCGGTTCCGACCCGGATCCGTCGAGCTCGGCTCCGGATGATGGGGACGCGGCGGAGGAGGATGGCGATATCGTGGAGATCGACGTGGCGGAGCTGCTGGCGGAGCACATCCACTTCTGCGAGATCTGCGGCAAGGGGTTCAAGCGCGACGCCAACCTCCGGATGCACATGCGGGCCCACGGTAACCGGTTCAAAACCCTAGAGGCCCTCTCGAAGCCACCGGACCGGGACCGCCACCAGCCGGACGACGGCGGCGGGAGGAAATTGAGGTTCTCGTGCCCATCCGTCGGCTGCAACCGTAACCGGCACCACAGCCGGTTCCGACCGCTGAAGTCGGCGGTGTGCGTCAAGAACCACTTCAAGAGGAGCCACTGCCCCAAGATGTATTCTTGCCACCGGTGCAACAAGAAGAGCTTCTCGGTGCCGGCCGACCTCAAGAACCACCTCAAGCACTGCGGCGAGAGCCGGTGGCGGTGCTCGTGCGGGACGAGCTTCTCGAGGAAGGATAAGCTCTTTGGGCATGTCGCTCTGTTCGAAGGGCACTTGCCGGCTGTCGggacggaggaggaggaggaggagaaggggaaAGAGAAAGAATTGGTGGCGGGAGGAGGAGAGGATATTGGAAGGGGAGgagatgagccagttggtgaagAGGGTCTTGATCCCGAGTTCTTTCGCAGGTTAATGAAGGAATTGGAAGGGATGGAAGGTGTTAATTGGCCGGCACGTTAG